Proteins from one Syngnathus scovelli strain Florida chromosome 9, RoL_Ssco_1.2, whole genome shotgun sequence genomic window:
- the LOC125974796 gene encoding tubulin polymerization-promoting protein isoform X1 yields MLIMGTAQSTKRKHKSAHPSNAQKEANSCTSMADQKDRLEDFKVQTVKNINSAQLRPHSEHSRDRASKRLSTDSNGTSEGGVGSSTPVELTALEEAFRRFAIHGDTRATGKDMHGKNWSKLCKDCGVIDGKNITLTDVDIVFSKVKKKSCRTITYDEFKNALGELARKKYKEKTGEEAEAEVFKLIEGKTPVIAGVTRAVASPTVNRLTDTTKFTGSHKERFDDTGRGKGKAGRVDLVDTSGYVSGYKHRGTYEKKVTKPPGAKPM; encoded by the exons ATGTTAATTATGGGAACGGCTCAAAG CACAAAGAGAAAACACAAGTCAGCTCATCCAAGCAACGCACAGAAGGAAGCTAATTCGTGCACAAGCATGGCAGACCAGAA AGACCGACTAGAAGACTTTAAAGTCCAGACAGTGAAGAATATCAACTCGGCCCAGCTTCGGCCGCACAGTGAACACTCGAGAGACCGCGCCTCCAAAAGGCTCTCCACCGACTCAAATGGGACCAGCGAAGGAGGTGTGGGTTCCTCCACGCCGGTGGAGTTGACAGCTTTAGAAGAAGCTTTCCGGCGTTTCGCCATTCACGGCGACACGCGGGCTACGGGCAAAGACATGCACGGGAAGAACTGGTCCAAGCTCTGCAAGGACTGCGGCGTGATCGACGGCAAGAATATCACCCTCACTGACGTCGATATCGTCTTCTCTAAAGTCAA GAAGAAATCCTGTCGCACCATCACGTACGATGAGTTCAAGAATGCGCTAGGAGAGCTAGCCAGGAAGAAGTACAAAGAGAAGACTGGAGAGGAAGCCGAGGCTGAAGTATTCAAGTTGATTGAAGGGAAGACTCCCGTGATCGCCGGGGTCACG AGGGCCGTCGCTTCCCCCACAGTGAACCGCCTGACAGACACCACCAAGTTCACGGGGTCGCACAAGGAGCGCTTTGACGACACGGGACGCGGGAAGGGTAAGGCGGGACGAGTCGACCTGGTCGATACTTCGGGATACGTCTCGGGATACAAGCATCGAGGGACCTACGAAAAGAAGGTCACCAAACCCCCCGGTGCTAAACCCATGTGA
- the LOC125974796 gene encoding tubulin polymerization-promoting protein isoform X2 — protein sequence MADQKDRLEDFKVQTVKNINSAQLRPHSEHSRDRASKRLSTDSNGTSEGGVGSSTPVELTALEEAFRRFAIHGDTRATGKDMHGKNWSKLCKDCGVIDGKNITLTDVDIVFSKVKKKSCRTITYDEFKNALGELARKKYKEKTGEEAEAEVFKLIEGKTPVIAGVTRAVASPTVNRLTDTTKFTGSHKERFDDTGRGKGKAGRVDLVDTSGYVSGYKHRGTYEKKVTKPPGAKPM from the exons ATGGCAGACCAGAA AGACCGACTAGAAGACTTTAAAGTCCAGACAGTGAAGAATATCAACTCGGCCCAGCTTCGGCCGCACAGTGAACACTCGAGAGACCGCGCCTCCAAAAGGCTCTCCACCGACTCAAATGGGACCAGCGAAGGAGGTGTGGGTTCCTCCACGCCGGTGGAGTTGACAGCTTTAGAAGAAGCTTTCCGGCGTTTCGCCATTCACGGCGACACGCGGGCTACGGGCAAAGACATGCACGGGAAGAACTGGTCCAAGCTCTGCAAGGACTGCGGCGTGATCGACGGCAAGAATATCACCCTCACTGACGTCGATATCGTCTTCTCTAAAGTCAA GAAGAAATCCTGTCGCACCATCACGTACGATGAGTTCAAGAATGCGCTAGGAGAGCTAGCCAGGAAGAAGTACAAAGAGAAGACTGGAGAGGAAGCCGAGGCTGAAGTATTCAAGTTGATTGAAGGGAAGACTCCCGTGATCGCCGGGGTCACG AGGGCCGTCGCTTCCCCCACAGTGAACCGCCTGACAGACACCACCAAGTTCACGGGGTCGCACAAGGAGCGCTTTGACGACACGGGACGCGGGAAGGGTAAGGCGGGACGAGTCGACCTGGTCGATACTTCGGGATACGTCTCGGGATACAAGCATCGAGGGACCTACGAAAAGAAGGTCACCAAACCCCCCGGTGCTAAACCCATGTGA
- the zdhhc11 gene encoding palmitoyltransferase ZDHHC11 yields MNVLSGKLRRTAPMHGSSRNELVSEKTPRANGWTWPPQIFQVVAWLLYNYLAVVAFGMFIPLLPLPWNHVLYTFTGLAFLVHLLSHIAAVSIDPADASVRAKKTYTGPMPLFDRTVQLHVIQDFHCYLCEVKVGPKVKHCSICNKCVSDFDHHCKWLNNCVGGRNYGYFFAAVISAAVGTGLLVAVVLFIFIQHYLDPNALRTSPQFHGVMANDTWLVFLPAAPIKTSSAGLLIVAFVTAMLSLACLVLLWHLLCFHFYLLCKGLSTYEYIKLQRQKETKSGDIDVGNSHNLQIIKVSQNSLRSTDCEPTHIPRASSCNPDDKGPISNRLPEPICTEMENTKKPSEKENTFHHDTQNSTEKERESGTSTSRTWKPDAGDELQSESVKSAESVPEVQDPLGSLVMTPDDT; encoded by the exons ATGAACGTCCTCAGTGGAAAACTAAGGCGAACCGCCCCCATGCACGGCAGCAGTCGAAACGAGCTGGTCTCGGAGAAGACCCCGCGGGCGAACGGTTGGACGTGGCCCCCTCAGATCTTCCAAGTCGTTGCCTGGCTATTGTACAACTACCTCGCCGTGGTGGCCTTTGGAATGTTCATCCCTCTCCTACCTCTACCTTGGAACCATGTGCTCTACACC TTTACAGGTTTGGCCTTCCTTGTGCACTTGCTCAGCCACATTGCCGCCGTTAGCATAGATCCAGCAGATGCCAGcgtgagggccaaaaaaacctaCACCGGACCGATGCCGCTTTTTGACCGGACGGTGCAACTTCATGTCATCCAGGACTTTCACTGTTATCTGTGTGAAGTTAAAGT CGGGCCCAAAGTGAAACATTGTAGCATTTGCAACAAGTGTGTGTCGGATTTTGATCACCACTGCAAATGGTTGAACAACTGTGTGGGTGGCAGAAACTACGG GTACTTCTTTGCAGCCGTGATTTCTGCAGCGGTCGGCACGGGCCTGCTGGTCGCTGTCGTCTTGTTTATATTCATCCAACACTATCTTGATCCAAACGCCCTACGAACCAGCCCTCAATTTCACG GTGTGATGGCAAATGACACCTGGCTGGTGTTTTTACCGGCAGCCCCCATAAAGACTAGTTCAGCCGGTCTCCTCATAGTGGCCTTTGTTACAGCCATGCTGAGTCTGGCTTGCCTGGTGCTTCTCTGGCACCTTCTCTGTTTCCATTTCTACCTCT TGTGTAAAGGACTAAGCACGTATGAGTACATAAAGCTCCAGCGTCAAAAAGAAACCAAAAGCGGAGACATCGATGTGGGAAATTCACACAACCTACAAATAATAAAAGTTTCACAG AATTCCTTGCGCTCTACGGATTGCGAGCCAACCCATATTCCCCGAGCAAG TTCCTGCAATCCCGATGATAAAGGACCAATTTCCAACAGACTGCCAGAACCCATCTGCACCGAG ATGGAAAACACCAAGAAACCTTCAGAAAAGGAAAACACCTTCCATCATGACACACAGAATTCAACAGAGAAAGAGC GAGAAAGCGGTACGAGCACCTCAAGAACCTGGAAGCCTGATGCCGGCGATGAATTGCAGAGTGAAAGCGTCAAATCAGCGGAAAGCGTTCCAGAGGTGCAGGATCCCCTCGGAAGCTTGGTGATGACTCCCGATGACACGTAA